TTCGAAGTCGCTGAGCTCGGACTCGGCGCAGGCTTCGGCGATCGTTTTCGGCCCGCGCAGCTCCGCGAGCAGGCGGCGGGCGTCGGGATCGAGTCCCGCTTTCTCCGCCCGCTCCTCGACGTCGTCGTTGGTGCGATAGACGGCGTCGAGCGAGCCCAGACCCGTCGTCACCCGACGCCAGCTCGTCACCTGACGCACGCCGTCGGCGATGAGCTTCGCCGTCGGGATGCGGAGCGTGATCGTTTCTTTTTCGAGCGAACGTTCCTCGAAGGCGTAGGCAGCTTCGGACCAACCGAACAGGCTCAGGACGATCGAGCGCACCTGGCCGATCACGCCTTGGACGAGATCCTTGGGCGTCAGGACGCCGCTCTCCACGAGCACGGTCCCGAAGCGCTTGGCAGGCGAGATGAACCGCGATAGCTCGATCAGATGCTCGAATCGGATCTTCCGCGCCCGCATGAGATAGGGGCCGAGCCGGTCATCGGTCGAAGAGGACTTGGCGAAGATGACCTGGCCGTCCTGGATGATGACGGTCTTCTCGGCTTCACCGCTCGAGAAGAGAAGATGGCCGGTCTTGCCCGTCCGGCAAACGGCAAGCAACAGATCGGGAAAGTCGAAGCTCTGGTGCCAGCAATCGAACTTCCCCGCAAGGGGAATTCTCGATGGTTCAGACATCGCTCGATTCGAATGAAACGGATGTTCTCATTGTAAGCCCAAAAGGCTCTCAGCGCGAGCGAGCGTAGACCGAAACGACCACGGCAACGAGCATGAAGAGAAGACCCGAAAGCGCCCAGAGACGGAGCCCGCGCGAGGGGCGCATCGACACGTCGTCGATGAGCCGGGTGACGCAATAATAATTGAGCGCGTAGAGCACCGGCGCAACCGAGAGGCTGACGAGGCCCACGAGCTGCACCATCAGCACCGGGTTGGGTAGCAGCTGGTTGGCCCCGATGGCAAAAAGGAAGATGACCACCAGGAACAGGTAGTAGGCCGGGTCGCCTTCTTTCCGCAGAAATGCCTGGCCCGGGAACAGCGTGGACAGAATTCTGGAGAACGTGCGGGGGAAGCCGTCCATCACCGAGTAAGCGGTCGAGAACATCGCCGCGAAGGCAGCGAGCATGAAGACGGGGAACATCCAGTCTCCGAGGACATCGGTATAGAGCCTCGAGAGAGTCAAGGCGACCTCGACGCCGTCGGGGTGGAGCCCGCGAGGCTTCAGCAGGTTGGCGCCGAGCGAGATGAACACCACGGCCAGCACCGCCGACAGCAGGTAGCCGACCTTCAGATCGAACATGCCGAGTCTCAGGATCTCTCGCTTGGTGCTCGCCACCCGACTCCAGGTCGGAAGGTGCTCGACCGCCCAGAGCGAGTGCCAGATGGCGACGTTGATGCCGGTCGGCATGAGTCCGAGGATCGCTCCCACGAGGACGAGCGAGCCCGCTGGAAACGAGGGTACGAAGATGCGGGCGAGGTCCGACGCACGTGGCGGCACGGCGAGAAACGCCACGACGCTCACCAGTGCGAGAACCAGCATGGCGATCTTGCTTCCGAGCGCGAGGGCGGGGTACTTCCCGGTGCGGTGGAGCAGGATGATGACGAGGCCGAGCACGACCACAAAGCCCGAGAGCGACAAGCCGCCCACCCAGGCGAGAAGGATGGCCGCGGTGACCGAGAGGATTCCCGCGAGGATCGTAAGACCCTGTAGCACCGTCGTGACCAGGAAGACCCAGACGGCCCAATTCTTCGGTCCGGGAACTTCCTGGAAACCCTTGACGAGGGAAACTCCCCGCGCCACGGCGAACCGCGGTCCGAACTCGAACGCCGGATATTTGAAGAAGTGTGAGAAGAGAACGAGCCAGATGAGCTCGTAGCCGAATCGCGCGCCGGCAACCGGACTCAAGACGATATGGCTCGTTCCAATGGCGGTGGCCGCCATGATGATGCCGGGACCGAGACCCCGGAGAGCGGTGACGAGCCTCATGCCGGCTCGACGTTGTGAAGGATCGAAAGGGCGTTCCCGCTGAAGATACGATGCTTCTCGAGCTCGGGAATCTTCATCTCCTCGATCGACGACACGGCGCGATCGATGGATCCGAGGAGGTGGGGATAGTCGCTTCCCATCACCAACCGATCGCAACCCACGAGATCGCGCAGCAATCCGAGCGTATACGGGCTGAAGGTGACGGTGTCGTAGTAGAGCCGCTTCAGATAGGTGCTCGGAAGCTCGTCGAGGTTCGCCCGGCATTCGGCGAAGTCCCGAAAGCCGTTGTCGAGCCGTTCCATGAGCCAGGGGATGGCACCGCCGGCGTGAGCCACGATCCATTTGATGTCGGGAAAATCGCGAAACATGCCGTGGTAACACATCCGGGCGACGGCGAGAGTCGTGTCGGCGGGGAACGCCACCAGCGGGCCGAGGACGTACTCTCGAAACGGCTCGGTAGCCACGGGCAGCATGGGGTGTACGAAGATGCAGGCACCGAGGCGGTTCGCCTCTTGGAAAAACGGCCGGTACTCTTCCGCGGTCAGCGCGCGCCCGCGCAGATTGCTCAGGAGAACGACGCCACACATCTCGAGCTCGCCGAGAGCGCGGTGGAGCTCCTTCAAGGCCTCGTCGGGAACGCTCATCGGAATGGACGCGAATCCCTTGAACCGCTTCGGATGTCTCGAGGCGAGATCCGCATAGGCGTCGTTGACCCTTCTCGCGAGCTCGGGCTCGTGCTCCTCCGCGGCGAAGAATATGTTGGGCGTGGATAAGGACAGCACTTCGACATCGATGCCCACGCGATCCATGTCCTCGAGCCGCTTTCCGGGATCGGTCATCGGCGGTGTCACGCCGAAGAACCGAGCACCCCGAAGCGTAATGATGGTTCTTCCCGTCGGGTCGCGGTCGAAGGAGAAATCCGACGGGAGCTCCCGAATCTTGTCGAAATAGGTCGACGGGTAGTAGTGGGTATGAAGGTCGTATCTCACATCGTTCTCCTCGGCTCCCAGGGTAGCTTCGCACCCTCCCAGGAGCGGATTCGGCTCTCGAGCGCGGCGCGCGCTGACGCGGGATCGGTCGGCTTCGGACGGAAATCTCGGAGACGGGCGGTCTCCTCCCAGGTCGTGAGGACCTTGGCATGCGCTCCTCTCTCCGTGTGCTGCTGGCTTCCGTGCGCGAGGAGACGGTCCTCGATCTCGCGGGCCGCCTTCGCGGATCCCGACTCGACCCGGAGCATTTTCTCGGCATCGACCAGTTCGAGAAGCGACGTCGCGGAGGGGCTGAGGCCTCTCGTCTGCCAGTCGTCTCTCGCCATCGCGACCGAAAAGAGCTCGGGCCACAGGGCCCGGTGGACGAAGGTCAGCTTTCGGGACACGAGTTTCACGAGGAGCGCCGCGGCGTCGTCCTCCAGCGCCTCGAGCACTGCGTAGATCGTACGCGCCTTGGGATGCGACCACCATGAGCCCTTCACCGCCTCCCCGGCGACGATGCGCGTCAGGCTCGGGAGCCTGGCGTCGGTCACGAGCAGAACGCCGAGACGTTCCAGCTCTCGAGAAGCGCGCGCGAGCGACATAAGGTCGGGCCATGCTATCGGCTCGTCGAGCCACCGGCAATCGGGTCCGCGTGACGAAGCCCGGGCGTACGGAATGTGCCGTCGCTGCAGGGTGCGGAATGAAAGAGCGGGGCGTTGAGTCATATATGCTAACATACGCATATGATACGTACTACCGTCTATGTCGACGAGGACGTCGCCGTCGCCATCCGCCACCGGGCCGCCGTGGAAGGACGAACCCAGGCGGAATTGATCCGAGACGCTCTGCGGAAGTACATCGAGGAGGCAGAGATTCCGGCGCGCCCACCGATCACGGGAATCGGGCGCCACCGAAGCGGCAGGCGCGACATCTCCGAGCGCGCCGAGGAGCTGCTGCGCCGGGCAGCGAGAAGAAAACGAGAGCGATGAGCCTCGTCGCCGACACCGGAGGTCTATACGCTCTTTATGACGCGGATGACGCCCATCATGCTGCAGTCCGGGGAATCATCCAGAAAGAGTCCGGGCCCATCATCGTTCCTTCGGCGGTCCTGGGAGAGCTCGATTATCTCCTTCGCGAGTTCCTGGGTGTCGACGCGGAGCTCGATTTCCTCGACGGATTGACCTCCGGCGCTCTCAGGCTCGAGCCGATGACCCCGGCGGACGTCGTGCGCTCCCGAGAGCTCGTAGCCATGTATCGCGATCTCGACCTCGGCCTCGTCGACAGCTCCGTCATCGCGACGGCGGAGCGCCTGGGCATCCGTCGAGTACTTACCGTGGATGAACGCGATTTCCGGGCGGTTCGACCCAAGGGAAAACCGCTGATCTTGCTACCTTCCGACTCGGGAAAGTAGTGAGGAAAGAGGCTGAGCTCTTCGCGCGGCAGCGGCTCCGCGATCGATGATGGAGACAACGTCTCCTACTAGGGAATCGCGCTGTGGGCCGTAATCGGCGACCGAATCTCGCCTTAGCTTCAAGTTAGGTTGCTTCGAAACTCCAGCTGAAGGCTCTAGAATAGACGAGTGAGCAAATGGACGAAGCTCATCCGTAGGATACTGGAAGGAAGGTCCGACGCTAACGTCGCTTTCTCAGACCTCCGGGGATTGCTCCTGCATCTTGGTTTTGAAGAGCGGACGCGTGGCAGCCACCACGTCTTCCGACGGGCTGGAGTTGACGAGAAGATCAACTTGCAGCGCGACAATGAGAAAGCGAAACCCTATCAGGTGCGGCAGGTGCGCCAGCTGATCCTGAAGTACCAACTTGGGGAACTGGACGATGCATAAATACGAAACCATCATCCATTGGAGTAACGAA
This is a stretch of genomic DNA from Vicinamibacteria bacterium. It encodes these proteins:
- a CDS encoding CopG family transcriptional regulator; translation: MIRTTVYVDEDVAVAIRHRAAVEGRTQAELIRDALRKYIEEAEIPARPPITGIGRHRSGRRDISERAEELLRRAARRKRER
- a CDS encoding PIN domain-containing protein, with the translated sequence MSLVADTGGLYALYDADDAHHAAVRGIIQKESGPIIVPSAVLGELDYLLREFLGVDAELDFLDGLTSGALRLEPMTPADVVRSRELVAMYRDLDLGLVDSSVIATAERLGIRRVLTVDERDFRAVRPKGKPLILLPSDSGK
- a CDS encoding Nramp family divalent metal transporter, whose amino-acid sequence is MRLVTALRGLGPGIIMAATAIGTSHIVLSPVAGARFGYELIWLVLFSHFFKYPAFEFGPRFAVARGVSLVKGFQEVPGPKNWAVWVFLVTTVLQGLTILAGILSVTAAILLAWVGGLSLSGFVVVLGLVIILLHRTGKYPALALGSKIAMLVLALVSVVAFLAVPPRASDLARIFVPSFPAGSLVLVGAILGLMPTGINVAIWHSLWAVEHLPTWSRVASTKREILRLGMFDLKVGYLLSAVLAVVFISLGANLLKPRGLHPDGVEVALTLSRLYTDVLGDWMFPVFMLAAFAAMFSTAYSVMDGFPRTFSRILSTLFPGQAFLRKEGDPAYYLFLVVIFLFAIGANQLLPNPVLMVQLVGLVSLSVAPVLYALNYYCVTRLIDDVSMRPSRGLRLWALSGLLFMLVAVVVSVYARSR
- a CDS encoding type II toxin-antitoxin system HicA family toxin, with product MSKWTKLIRRILEGRSDANVAFSDLRGLLLHLGFEERTRGSHHVFRRAGVDEKINLQRDNEKAKPYQVRQVRQLILKYQLGELDDA
- a CDS encoding amidohydrolase family protein, with translation MRYDLHTHYYPSTYFDKIRELPSDFSFDRDPTGRTIITLRGARFFGVTPPMTDPGKRLEDMDRVGIDVEVLSLSTPNIFFAAEEHEPELARRVNDAYADLASRHPKRFKGFASIPMSVPDEALKELHRALGELEMCGVVLLSNLRGRALTAEEYRPFFQEANRLGACIFVHPMLPVATEPFREYVLGPLVAFPADTTLAVARMCYHGMFRDFPDIKWIVAHAGGAIPWLMERLDNGFRDFAECRANLDELPSTYLKRLYYDTVTFSPYTLGLLRDLVGCDRLVMGSDYPHLLGSIDRAVSSIEEMKIPELEKHRIFSGNALSILHNVEPA
- a CDS encoding DUF4388 domain-containing protein, which encodes MSEPSRIPLAGKFDCWHQSFDFPDLLLAVCRTGKTGHLLFSSGEAEKTVIIQDGQVIFAKSSSTDDRLGPYLMRARKIRFEHLIELSRFISPAKRFGTVLVESGVLTPKDLVQGVIGQVRSIVLSLFGWSEAAYAFEERSLEKETITLRIPTAKLIADGVRQVTSWRRVTTGLGSLDAVYRTNDDVEERAEKAGLDPDARRLLAELRGPKTIAEACAESELSDFEVCQLLWAFRSLEWVGPVTEVHPVVMAEVAEPETDEPNGLDETDGDGLGMVLRGGS